The Magnetococcus marinus MC-1 genome contains the following window.
TTGTTGAAATCGTCCCACGAGGCCGCGTTTTTTTTGGAAAACCAAACTGACAGAACGAGCGTCTCAGGTCGGCAATATGCCGATATAATGTGGTTTTACTGCACCCCATCTTTTTTGAAAGCACGTGGGTACCGTAATAGGGAAGCAGATTGCACAGACGCTTCTGCATATCGGGTAGGCGCTGATAGTGATGGTGAAAATCGAGGCGAAGCTCTACCGCATCTGGACCCTCGAGGCTTCCCACATGACCGATAGCCCCTTCACGATCCAGATCGGTCAGGGTCTCCCACGAGAGTGAGTCATCACCTGGGAATCGGTGAGGGGCAGATGCCTTGTTCACCATGGTTGCGCAGCGGTTTTGTATCACCTTGTTCAGGAATGTCCGTTTGGTGCTGAGATCGGCATCAAAATTTGATTCACTCAGATGAGATGCGATTGCCAGTTCCTGCTCGACATCTTCTGCGTCCCAAGCTCTGAAGCAGGGCATCTCTGCCAATTGATTGGCCTTGTAGCGGATCAGCTTGATCGCTTGCGGATCCAGGCCGTTGTAGCTGTTGTTGGATAACATGGTCGCCTCCGTTTCTGCGTTGTTGTTGGAGACAATTATCCCGTGTTGGAAACGGTTTTTTGAGGTCACTTGAAATTTTTGCGAGACAGATGCAGTTTTTCGCCCTCTATTTTTCAATGCCTTATAAAGCACAGTGAGACACTTTAAAAAATGGTGAGACAGTTGGGTGTATTCATCCCCAAAATCAGAGGGTGGAAAAGCGGATAAAAAAAACTCAGACCAACTGGCCTGAGCATAGGGGGGGTGATTTGATTGTAGATGAGGTTCAGCGGGACTGCGGTGCTCTAATCAGGACCATATGAGGGTTGATTCGGTATCCCTGTTGGCCTCGCCGGTTTTTGAGGTTTTCAATGATACTGTCCTGCATGATAGGTAGACCCAGCTGTTTTCGGATCAGCTCCATCATCATTTTGCGTAGACGATTGAGATAGCGCCGTACCGTAACGGCATCAACCACCTCATCGGCATTCTCACTCTGAAACGCATCAGTAAGTTTGTCAGCCGTGATGATCTGATGCTCGTCAGCTGGTTTGTTCCCCATCACATCTTTGAGAAACTGCCGCCAGAGGATGCCAAAGATCTTCAACTGGGCTGTAGCTTTGGCCCCCGTAGCTTCGATACCATTGATCAAGATCTGCTCACCATTGAACGCCACCTGAAACTGGACATCAGAGTCGACCTGTTCGGGGGGATGATGATAAAGGGGTGTAATCACTTTGTTGTAGATCGGCACCGAGGTATGCGTCAACACAGGTGGCTGCGCATGCAAGGCATCACGCATCAATGAGGCAAGGTCCTGATCCCCTCGTATCAACTGTGATAGTGATGTCTTGATCAACCAGGGCTCTTCAAGAAGCCGCAGCTCAGCATTGCGGTCATGCAGAGCAACCACCACCGTCGGCGTTGAGGCCACATAGTCCCGTGAGAGGTACTTGGGATGCTCACACACCTCAACCACGCAGACAATCACCTCGCCATCGGCATGGTCACATCGATAGACTCCGTCCGTCAGGGCACGCATGGAGCCGATGGCCTCAATCTCTTCTTGCAGAAAGGAGAGTGCCCCCTCCTGATCCACCCGATAGCACAGCTCCTGAAAGGTCTGTTTCTCGTCATACTCAGGATAGACCGGATGATTGCACTCCGGGCAGCGGTAATCATCTGCCCCCTCATCCAGGCTATCCACCAAGCGGACTCTTCCACTACATAGATGATTTGGCGGGGGGTAGTCACGATCCTCAGGATTGGAACAGAGGACGTAGGTGTAAAGATCTGATGTGATCACCCCCATCTCTTCCAACTTGGCCACTTCCAATAAAAGCGCGTCCGATGGGCGATCCACACTCCAGCCGCTTTCAAGCATCAGCATCTTCATGATCTGTGCTTCTTCTCAATGGAGACCATGTGGAAGCCAAAACGTGAAGAGAGCAGCTTTTCAAAAGCGACCCGTTCACGGATGGACAGGGGCTGATCCGAATAGCGCACAGTGAACATGTCATCACACCCCAGAATCGATTCAAACTGCATCCGCACCCGTTTACCCTGATAGAGCACTTGGATGTAGTCAATATTATCAAAGGGGGTAAAGACATTTCCGAACACATGTTGAAGATGCGCTACAGGGCGGCTGATGGATTTGTCATCCCGCAGGCGCAGCTTTCCCTCCCCTTTGAAGGGAGAGGCTTGCAGTTGAAGCTCAACCAATGACAGCCCATAGGGGGTGCCCCTTACCAACTGCTCAAAAAAGCGTTTGATCTGGCTTACCTCGTCGCCCAGCCTCAAGTTCTCATATTTACAACCTTGTCTGAAATAGGCGGTCGCGATCCTATTGGCGATCTCAAGGGGAACAGAAGGACTGGAGGATGATATCCTTACTCCACGGGCGTTGGCTTCAAAATCCAGGATGATCCATTCTGGATGAAAGCCGTGGACAATGCCCACCTTCTGCACAATCTTGCTTGGCTTTTCAGCACGGCGGATGAACAGCATGGGGCGGCCATCCTCTACCAGCATGCCCTTGAAGTCACAAGTACGCTGATCATCCTTCTTGAGGTCGTATTCAGTCAGAATCTCACAGATACGCTCTGGCTGCAGAAACCCTTCAAACGGCATATCATGCTTACAATCCGTTGGACCAGACAACTGCATACAGGCAAAGCCACTTTTCTGCAGTTTATCCAGTAGGAACACATCCTTAAGCCCATTGGGATTCTGGCTAAATAGCGCAAACAGCAGCGATTTGGTGTCATACGTGGTATCGTTGATCTGGCAGTCACGAAGGGTTCGCTGATCTAACGTCGCCATGGCATACTCGGTAATGGTCACCTTAGATTTGCGGTAGGCAAAGTGATCAACTAGCCGGTAAGGGGATAACACCTCACCCAGAGCCTTCAGCGCCTCTCGACGATCAGGTAACGAGTCCCTGGTGATGGTATGGGTGCAGCGACACAGCATGGCAAGTTGACGCCCAGTTAGTTTGTCCACCCACTCCGCCATGGACCGTTCAGATTCCAATTCGGGAAGCAAATGCTGCAGACCGATCTCCAGCTCATCATCCCAAAACTCTACTTTAGGCGCAGCCGCCCGCTCAAGCACTTCCTCTATGGTGCCCATGGACCTCTCCTATCTCTGCTTTTATTATTGTTTAATGAACACTAAACCTCGCAAACAAAAAATATATGTGTGCCCTATCGCAGCTTCAGCAACCCCATATCAACGAGGCGAATCTGCATCGCCAAACCGGATACCTGAAACACTTCGGCCAGATCCCTGGCCAGATCAACCACTAACCCCTCCTCTGACGCTTCACCAGCCTCATCAAAGCGGCTCTGCATATTGTAGAGCTCTTCCGATGCGTCATAGGGATCATGGGTACCAAACACCTCTTCCCATGAACGGATCACATCCTTCTTGGGCATCAGCAGATAGCCAGCAAAACAATCCGCCTGCCACTCCATGGGATCCTTCTTGGATTTCGAACGGCATAAAATGGTCTGCCCATCCTCATCAAAACTCAGGTGGCGATGCAACTGCCAGTGACCCAGTTCATGGGCCAGAGTGAAACGGTAGCGCCCCTCCACAGATGGATCCTCTGTTGGATCCAACATCTCATTGATCACCACACGACGCTCATTCACCCAAGTCGCACCCAGCACCCCCTTTTTATTAAGCAGGGCATCAAGATCGTCAAACTCCAAAGCCAACCCCAACAAGGATTCCAGGATTTCCTCTACAGGCACAGGCGGAGCCTCTTCCATTCCAAACTTGTAATGGTAGCTCATAAGCAACTCATTGGCTGCCGCCTCAATATCCGCCTTATGAAGATAGGGAACCCTCATCCTACTACTCGCTTGGATCCAGGCCTCGCTCTGCACGAAGCTTATCTGTTAACGCCTCTATCTCTTTTCGGCCAAGATTCAGATCTCGTGCAGTCCTTAAAAAGTCTGCCATCGCTCTGGGCTGATCACGAATAATACCCGACAGGTCAGGATCTACCTTCCCGGCCATTGCCAGGAGCTCATCAGAATTAACCTCCAGAAGCTCCGCCATCTTTTTGATTTTATCCGGTGCAGGCGGATCAAATTCACCATTCTCCACCTTGCTCATAAAGGTGGCGCTGATTCCAGCGGCTTCTGCAAACTTGCGTAAGGAGTAAGCGGGGTCTCGCTTTTTCTTCTCCTCACGCATGCTTCTAATGAACATTCCGAACTGTGGGTTTCCTGGCATGTAACTTCTCCCAATGCACTTCAATGTGCTTTCGTTTAGTTGATGGTAAACATCACACCTATCTGCTGTCAATCACAAAGTGAAAATTGCCCAGGCATGGGACGATTGCAGATTTTGCGGAGTATATATGAGAAAGGGGCTTTGATCGTCCCCACCTGAATATTCCGGGAGATAACGCATGAGGGGCATCCATCCAGACCTCCTAACAGCGGAAGAACGCTTGGACGAAATCGCAGAAATTTTAGCCAACGGCGTACTGCGTTTCTTGGAGAAAAGAAACAGTCGCACATCCTTGAATAAACAGCAGAAACCTCTGGACTCCGTTTCCGAACAGAGCGTATATGGTGACCAAAGCATCCCACAAAAACAAGGAGATGAACACCATGACCAGTGACGTTTTGAAGCGGGTGGCAGCGCTTCCGGAGAAGTCCACCGATGAGCTCAAGGAGATGTGGCAGAACCTCTGTAAGAGCAGTGCCCCACCTTATAACCGCACCTATCTGATCCGGGGGTTGGCTTACCGCATCCAGGAGCTGGCTTGGGGAGGACTGTCCGAAACTACCAAGGCCAAACTGGAGGCACAGGCTGCTGAAGAGAAGACCATGGACCGAACCCCCAACCCCATACGCAATGACGGCCTGCCGGTGGCTGGCACCCGGCTGGTCAGGGAGTGGAAGGGGGTGGAGCACAGCTGTACGGTTCTTGATGACGGTTTTGAATATCAGGGGCGCAAATTCAAGAGCCTCTCCGCAGCGGCCCGGGCCGTTACCGGCACCCGGTGGAATGGAAAGATCTTCTGGCTTGGAGGTAAGAAATGAAGAACAAACCAACAAAAAAGATCCGCTGCGCTATCTATACCCGCAAGAGCACAGAAGAAGGATTAGATCAGCAATTCAATAGCTTGGACGCACAGCGTGAAAGTTGCGAGAGCTATATAATCTCTCAGAAAGCTGAGGGTTGGACGCTGGTTCCGGACCACTACTCCGATGGAGGTTTCTCCGGCGGGAATATGAACCGCCCTGCCCTCAATCAGCTATTGAACGACATCAAAGCTGGCCGCATTGACTGTGTTTGCGTGTACAAAATAGACAGGCTTTCCCGCTCTCTGGTGGATTTCACCAAGATGGTGGAGCTCTTTGATCAGCACGGTGTCACCTTCGTTTCCATCACACAATCCTTCAACACCACCACCTCCATGGGGCGGCTGACGCTTAATGTGCTTTTATCGTTTGCGCAGTTTGAACGGGAGGTAGCATCCGAGCGGATCCGGGACAAACTGGCGGCTTCCCGCAAAAAAGGCATGTGGATGGGTGGCCACCCTCCCCTGGGCTATGACGTTGAGAACCGCAAGCTGGTAATCAACCCGCAGGAGGCGGACCTGGTCAGGCACATCTTCGATCGCTTCGCCAAAACAGGCTCCACCACCCTGCTGGTCAAAGAGCTTGGTGAGCAAGGGCGGCACACCAAATCTTACACCGCAAAATCGGGTCGGGTCCGTGAAGGAAAGCCCATTGATAAGGGCTACCTCTACCGCATTCTGGGCAACCGCACCTACCTTGGTGAGGTGGTCATCAAAGGGGAGACCTACCCCGGTGAGCATGAGCCCATTATTACCCTGCGCCAATGGGAAAAAGCCCAATCGGTTCTCAACCAGAACAAGCGGCCCCGCTCAACCAAAACACGCGCCGACACCCCCTTCCCCCTCAAGGGCATCATTACTTGTGAGCATTGTGGTCGGGCCATGACCACCACCTACACCCGCAAGAAGGGGAGGATGTACCGCTACTACACCTGCACCAGCGCCATCAAGAAAAGCTACGATTCTTGTCCCATGGGCAACATCGCGGCCGGTGAGATTGAGGAATTGGTGCTGGGCCATATCGAGAGCATGATCCGCTCACCGGAGTTGGTCGCCAAAACTTGGCAAACTGCCAATGACGCTGATAACTCCGACTGCAGCGAGA
Protein-coding sequences here:
- a CDS encoding sigma-70 family RNA polymerase sigma factor, which gives rise to MLSNNSYNGLDPQAIKLIRYKANQLAEMPCFRAWDAEDVEQELAIASHLSESNFDADLSTKRTFLNKVIQNRCATMVNKASAPHRFPGDDSLSWETLTDLDREGAIGHVGSLEGPDAVELRLDFHHHYQRLPDMQKRLCNLLPYYGTHVLSKKMGCSKTTLYRHIADLRRSFCQFGFPKKTRPRGTISTRAEYISDKGVHHKKHTTQAGEKGHGSGN
- a CDS encoding DUF2924 domain-containing protein; translated protein: MTSDVLKRVAALPEKSTDELKEMWQNLCKSSAPPYNRTYLIRGLAYRIQELAWGGLSETTKAKLEAQAAEEKTMDRTPNPIRNDGLPVAGTRLVREWKGVEHSCTVLDDGFEYQGRKFKSLSAAARAVTGTRWNGKIFWLGGKK
- a CDS encoding recombinase family protein, which codes for MKNKPTKKIRCAIYTRKSTEEGLDQQFNSLDAQRESCESYIISQKAEGWTLVPDHYSDGGFSGGNMNRPALNQLLNDIKAGRIDCVCVYKIDRLSRSLVDFTKMVELFDQHGVTFVSITQSFNTTTSMGRLTLNVLLSFAQFEREVASERIRDKLAASRKKGMWMGGHPPLGYDVENRKLVINPQEADLVRHIFDRFAKTGSTTLLVKELGEQGRHTKSYTAKSGRVREGKPIDKGYLYRILGNRTYLGEVVIKGETYPGEHEPIITLRQWEKAQSVLNQNKRPRSTKTRADTPFPLKGIITCEHCGRAMTTTYTRKKGRMYRYYTCTSAIKKSYDSCPMGNIAAGEIEELVLGHIESMIRSPELVAKTWQTANDADNSDCSENSIITTLQNLEPVWEELFPLEQARLLQLLVRKVVLSNERLQVHLRVEGLTSLVDELNTEEAA
- a CDS encoding helix-turn-helix domain-containing protein, whose translation is MFIRSMREEKKKRDPAYSLRKFAEAAGISATFMSKVENGEFDPPAPDKIKKMAELLEVNSDELLAMAGKVDPDLSGIIRDQPRAMADFLRTARDLNLGRKEIEALTDKLRAERGLDPSE
- a CDS encoding ImmA/IrrE family metallo-endopeptidase — translated: MRVPYLHKADIEAAANELLMSYHYKFGMEEAPPVPVEEILESLLGLALEFDDLDALLNKKGVLGATWVNERRVVINEMLDPTEDPSVEGRYRFTLAHELGHWQLHRHLSFDEDGQTILCRSKSKKDPMEWQADCFAGYLLMPKKDVIRSWEEVFGTHDPYDASEELYNMQSRFDEAGEASEEGLVVDLARDLAEVFQVSGLAMQIRLVDMGLLKLR